In Primulina eburnea isolate SZY01 chromosome 3, ASM2296580v1, whole genome shotgun sequence, one DNA window encodes the following:
- the LOC140825440 gene encoding cytochrome B5-like protein isoform X2 yields MDVLLVTFFVGFVLALLIVVPRLRKSDPGSSRLSNSAGDKASKVYSKDEVSLHNRRTDCWIIIKEKVYDVTSYVEEHPGGDAILTHAGDDSTKGFYGLAKFLEQQLINPFHILTGHNMLLESLT; encoded by the exons ATGGACGTATTGTTGGTGACATTTTTTGTGGGATTTGTATTGGCGTTGCTAATTGTTGTCCCTCGGCTACGAAAATCTG ATCCTGGCAGCTCGCGGCTATCAAATTCTGCAGGTGATAAG GCATCCAAAGTATACAGCAAAGATGAAGTTTCATTGCATAACAGGAGGACCGACTGTTGGATCATCATAAAAGAGAAG GTTTACGATGTTACCTCTTACGTAGAAGAGCACCCTGGAGGTGACGCCATACTAACACATGCTGGTGATGATTCAACCAAAGGTTTTTATGG GCTTGCAAAGTTTTTGGAACAGCAACTAATTAATCCATTCCACATCTTGACAGGCCACAACATGCTACTCGAGTCTTTGACATGA
- the LOC140825440 gene encoding cytochrome B5-like protein isoform X3, with translation MDVLLVTFFVGFVLALLIVVPRLRKSDPGSSRLSNSAGDKASKVYSKDEVSLHNRRTDCWIIIKEKVYDVTSYVEEHPGGDAILTHAGDDSTKGFYGPQHATRVFDMIEDFYVGDLKK, from the exons ATGGACGTATTGTTGGTGACATTTTTTGTGGGATTTGTATTGGCGTTGCTAATTGTTGTCCCTCGGCTACGAAAATCTG ATCCTGGCAGCTCGCGGCTATCAAATTCTGCAGGTGATAAG GCATCCAAAGTATACAGCAAAGATGAAGTTTCATTGCATAACAGGAGGACCGACTGTTGGATCATCATAAAAGAGAAG GTTTACGATGTTACCTCTTACGTAGAAGAGCACCCTGGAGGTGACGCCATACTAACACATGCTGGTGATGATTCAACCAAAGGTTTTTATGG GCCACAACATGCTACTCGAGTCTTTGACATGATTGAGGACTTTTATGTTGGAGATCTGAAAAAGTAA
- the LOC140825440 gene encoding cytochrome B5-like protein isoform X1 has product MDVLLVTFFVGFVLALLIVVPRLRKSDPGSSRLSNSAGDKASKVYSKDEVSLHNRRTDCWIIIKEKVYDVTSYVEEHPGGDAILTHAGDDSTKGFYGPQHATRVFDMIEDFYVGDLKKFKLSITYGELVRFKLIIYGLEACGIIAHRNVVGEVEYV; this is encoded by the exons ATGGACGTATTGTTGGTGACATTTTTTGTGGGATTTGTATTGGCGTTGCTAATTGTTGTCCCTCGGCTACGAAAATCTG ATCCTGGCAGCTCGCGGCTATCAAATTCTGCAGGTGATAAG GCATCCAAAGTATACAGCAAAGATGAAGTTTCATTGCATAACAGGAGGACCGACTGTTGGATCATCATAAAAGAGAAG GTTTACGATGTTACCTCTTACGTAGAAGAGCACCCTGGAGGTGACGCCATACTAACACATGCTGGTGATGATTCAACCAAAGGTTTTTATGG GCCACAACATGCTACTCGAGTCTTTGACATGATTGAGGACTTTTATGTTGGAGATCTGAAAAA GTTTAAGTTATCAATTACTTATGGCGAACTTGTGCGCTTCAAACTGATTATTTATGGGTTGGAAGCATGTGGCATTATCGCCCATCGTAATGTGGTTGGCGAAGTGGAGTATGTTTGA